Below is a genomic region from Sphingomonas sp. KR3-1.
GGCACCGGCAGCCATGCCGGGCATCACCACTATATCTCGACCGGCCTCGTCGCCGGCGTGGAAGGCGACCAGGTCCGCCTGAGCGCCAATGCCGATGTGGCGGTGCAGATCTTCGAAGAAGAAGCCTGAACTCAAATCCCCCTCTCCCTCTGGGAGAGGGGGAAGCCGCGAAGCGGCGCGGGGTGAGGGTGACCGCGACGAGCCCTGCGGCCGGCGCCCCTCACCCTTCCTTTGCCGACGCAATGGGCCCCTTCCCTCTCCCCAAGGGAGAGGGAGATTTGGCTCAGAACACCGTCGATATTCTCCAGCACGTCGTTGTTCCAGAACCGCAGCACCCGATAGCCTTCACGCTCGATGAAGCGCGTGCGACGCGCGTCATATTCGGCTGCCTCCGCATGCTGGCCGCCATCCACTTCGATCACCAGGCGCTCGGCGAAGCAGAGCAAATCCACGCGATACCCGCCTATCGGCGCCTGAAACCGCCACTTGCACTCGGGGAAGGCCTCGCGGAGCGCGCGAAGCAGCCTCTTCTCGGCATCCGTGACGTTCCGGCGCAGCTCGCGGAGCTGCGGCACGGTACCCGACGGTTGATCCTGATAGAGGCGCACTCGCCCTCACCCTTCCGCCGCCTTTGGCGGCTCCCTCCCTCTCCCAGAGGGAGAGGGAACTAGCTCACTGGCACGCCAGGCATTCGTCATAGTCGGTCGACTCGCCCAGGTTGAACTGCGGCTTGTCGATCGTGTTGTCGGCCTCGACGCCGCCCGCGAAGCCGGCGCGCTGCACGCTCTTCGAGCGCAGATAGTAGAGCGACTTGATGCCGAGCTCCCAGGCGCGGAAGTGGAGCATCAGCAGGTCCCACTTCTCGACATCGGCCGGGATGAACAGGTTCAGCGACTGGGCCTGGTCGATATAGGGGGTGCGGTCGCCGGCGAGCTCGAGCAGCCAGCGCTGGTCGATCTCGAAGCTCGTCTTGTAGACGTCCTTTTCCTCGGGCGAGAGGAAGTCGAGATGCTGGACCGAGCCGCCCTGCTCGAGGATCGAGTTCCACACCGCGTCCGAGTTCTTGCTCTTCTCGCTGAGCAGCTTCTCGAGATACGGATTCTTGACCGAGAACGAGCCCGACAGCGTCTTGTGGGTGTAGATGTTCGCCGGGATCGGCTCGATGCACGCGCTGGTGCCGCCGCAGATGATCGAGATCGACGCGGTCGGCGCGATCGCCATCTTGCAGCTGAACCGCTCCATCACGCCCATGTCGGCCGCGTCCGGGCACGGACCGCGCTCGATCGCGAGCTGCATCGAGGCTTCGTCGACCTGCGTCTTGATGTGCTTGAACATCCGCATGTTCCAGCTCTTCGCCATCGCGCCCTCGAACGGGATGCCCCGCGCCTGGAGGAAGCTGTGGAAGCCCATCACGCCGAGGCCGACGCTGCGCTCGCGCGCCGCCGAATAGGCCGCCCGCTCCATGCCGGGCTCGGCACGGTCGATATAGTCCTGCAGCACGTTGTCGAGGAAGCGCATCACGTCCTCGATCAGCGTCTTCTCGCCCTTCCACTCGTCCCAGGTCTCGAGGTTGAGCGAGCTGAGGCAGCAGACCGCGGTGCGCTCGTTGCCGAGATGGTCCTTGCCCGTCGGCAGGGTGATTTCCGAGCAGAGGTTCGAGGTCGAGACCTTGAGGCCCAGATCGCGGTGATGCTTGGGCATGTTCGAATTCACGTGATCGGCGAACACGATGTACGGCTCGCCGGTGGCGAGGCGGGTCTCGACCAGCTTCTGGAACAGCGCACGGGCATCGACGCGGGCGCGCTCGGACTGGTCCTTGGGCGAGCGCAGCACCCATTCCTCGCCGTTGCGCACCGCTTCCATGAACGCATCGGGGATCAGCACGCCGTGGTGCAGGTTGAGCGCCTTGCGGTTGAAGTCGCCCGAGGGCTTGCGGATCTCGAGGAACTCCTCGATCTCCGGGTGCGAGATGTCGAGATAGCAGGCAGCCGAACCGCGGCGCAGCGAGCCCTGCGAGATCGCCAGCGTCAGGCTGTCCATCACGCGGACGAACGGGATGATGCCCGAGGTCTTGCCGTTGAGGCCGACCGGCTCGCCGATGCCGCGGACATTGCCCCAATAGGTGCCGATGCCGCCGCCGCGCGAAGCGAGCCAGACATTCTCGTTCCAGGTGTCGACGATGCCGTTCAGGCTGTCCGGCACCGAATTGAGGAAGCAGCTGATCGGCAGGCCGCGGCCGGTGCCGCCGTTCGACAGAACGGGGGTGGCGGGCATGAACCACAGCTTCGAAATATAGTCGTAGATGCGCTGGGCGTGCGCCTGGTCGTCGGCATAGGCCGAGGCGACGCGGACGAACAGGTCCTGGAAGGATTCGCCCGGCAGCAGATAGCGGTCGCGCAGCGTCTCCTTGCCGAACTCCGTCAGCAGCGCGTCGCGCGAATGATCGACCTCGACCACATAGGCCTGCGGCGTCACGGCCTTGCTGTCATTCTTCTTGCGCACCTTGGGCGCGGCCTTCTCGGCGACATCGGTAGCCACCTTGGCGGCGGCGGGAGCTTCGGCGACGGTATCGTTCACGCTGTTTTCCGTGTCCCTGAATTCCATGACTCTCACCCCTGGCAAAGCATACTGGCCGGCCTACAGGCACGGCGCGGATTTTCGACTCAAGGGGCTGCCGATCCATAGCATCGGCAGAGCCGAGCGCGAAGAACAAAACATGTCCATCGCACTCAGTCTCAGGCGCGAGTCGACCTGTTCCGCATATGGGTATGCGGCAGCGAGTCCACCAGTGCTTGAGCTTGCCCCTCAGTGCAACCACAACAGATTGTGCCAAACCGAGTCCGGGGGCAAGAGTGGAAATGGTTAATATCCACAACGCTTCGTCGCGCAAATGACTCGCTTCACAGCAGTTGCGCAGGTGCTGCAATGCCGCGACGCACGGACTTCCCTAGGGTTCTGGAAAGGCAAGGGAACGAACGCGGAACGTTAAATTTTTTCGTGTGAAGGAATCATGACAACCACAAGGGCTTGTGGTCGAAGCCTGAAACCCGTCGCACATGGCGGATTTGACCGGGCGCCGTTACGAGGACACATGACTTCAGGCGAATCCCGGCTTCACGTTGTCTTCAGCCGCTCCGCGCGGGGCAGTCTCGAGCAGGCATTCGCAATGGCGGGGCGCCCCGACATCGCGGTGGCACCCCATGACGATTTCAGCTTCGGCCCGATCGCTTCGGCTGACGCAGAGACACGCGATCAATGGGTTGAGGAGGCGCTGGGCTATCCCGGCTGGGGCGAGGTGTTCCAGGACAGCCTGCCGGTGCTTGCAGCATCGGCCGAAGCGAGCGCACCGCCGATCGTGTGGATTTCGCCCGATAGCACGCAGAGCGTGGCGGGCTTTCTGTGGTGGCTGTCGCATCAGGGCGACCGGGACTGCCTGGTGGTCGACGTGCGGCACCTGCACGGGCTGCACGCCGGGGAACTGCGCGGCTATCTGGACAAGGCACAGCCCCTTCCCGCGGCACGGCGCGCGCAATGCCTGGCCGCCTGGGCGCGGCTCCGGGCGGAAGACGCGCCGCTGCGGGTGCTGGGCGCGCAGGGACTGGTATCGGCGCCGCTCGACCATTTCGACGCGACTCTGCTGAACCATGCGACGCCGGAATGGCGGACGATGGCATCCATCGTCGGCACCGTACTTCGCGAGTTCCACGATGCCGGCGTGCACCAGGTGGGCGATCTCGTGCTCGGCGCACGTCTCGCCGACCTGGCCGAGGCGGGCGTGCTGGAATGGCGGGGCGAACTTGACCACATGACCGGATGCGAGGTGCGGCAGCCCGTGGCTGGACGGTGAAATTTCACTTCGGCCACTCCCCGGTTTTCGTCGGGAACTGATTTGCGTTGCCGACGACTTCCCGCACCTTCCCTGCTGCACCCACTCCAAAGAGCAGTTGCACTTAACGCAACCGAGCGTTGCCGATTGCGCGATATTCAACCAAGGTTGTGCGGGTCTACAGGCCAGCCCTTCGGCGGATCGTTCTGCCGCAAGCGGAATTATGTCGATATGGCAACGAACGGGGCAGTGACGGACGAGCGGGCGGCGTGGCAGCCGGCCCCGCACGAACGCTCGCCGATGCCCGGCTCGCCGCCCACCCCCTGGCATCCGCCGGCGCGGCGCATCGCCTATTTCAGCGTGGCGGTGCTGGTGATCCTGTCGGGCTCGCTCGGCAACGCGATCGTCACCGCCAACCTGACCAGCCTGCAGGGATCGCTGGGGCTCTATTCGGCCGAGATCCAGTGGCTGCCGACCGTCTATGTGATGACCAATGTCTGCGCCAACCTGGTGCTGATCAAGTTCCGCCAGCAGTTCGGCATCCGCCTGTTCACCCAGATCTTCCTGGCGACCTTCGCGATCACCACCGGCGCGCATCTGTTCGTCCACAGCTTCGCCACCGCGGTGGCGGTGCGCGCGATCAGCGGGATCGCCGCGGCGGCGTGCAGTACGGTGGGGCTGCTCTACATGATCCAGGCCTGGACGCCCGAGCATCGGCTGAAGGGGCTGGTGGTGGCGATCTCGCTCTCACAGATCGCCGTCCCCCTCGCCCGCCTCTTCCCGAGCGAGGCGTTCGAGCCCGATCGCTGGCAGACCATGTACCTGTTCGAGCTGGGCCTGGCGCTGTTCTGCCTGGCCGGCGTGCGCCTGCTGGTGCTGCCCCCGGTCGAGCGGCTCAAGGCGTTCGAGCCGCTCGACTTCGTGACCTTTCCGATCTTCGCCACCGGCATGGCGCTGCTCTGCGCAGTGCTCGGGCTGGGGCGGACCCTGTGGTGGTTCGAGGCGCCGTGGATCGCGCCGGCGCTGATCGGCGCGATCGTGCTGCTGCCGATCGCCTGGCTGATCGAGCACCACCGGGCGCGCCCGCTGCTCAACACGCGCTGGCTGGGCAGCCGCGACATCATCCGCTTCGCGCTGGTCTCGATCCTGGTCCGCGTGGTGCTGTCGGAGCAGACGATCGGCGCATCGGGGCTGCTCAGCGTGGTCGGCATGGGCAACGACCAGATGCGCATGCTCTATCTGGTGGTGCTGCTGGCGACGCTGGCGGGGATCGCGATCGGCGCGCTGACCATCGATCCCAATTTCCTCGGCGGGCCGATCCTGGTCGCGCTTGCGCTGATCGCGCTGGGGGCGTGGCTCGATTCGGATTCGACCAACCTGATCCGCCCGCACGACATGTATTTCAGCCAGGCGCTGCTCGGCTTCGCCAGCGCGCTGTTCATCGGCCCGGCGATGCTGATCGGGCTGACCCGCGCGCTGCGCGAGGGGCCGACGCATTTCGTCAGCTTCTCGGCGCTGTTCGGCATCACCCAGAATCTGGGCGGGCTGTTCGGGTCGGCGATGCTCGGCACCTTCCAGGTGATCCGCGAGCGGGCGCACAGCAACGCTATCGTCGCGGGGCTGACCAATGACGACCCGCTGGTGACGCAGCGCATCCAGCAATATGCCGGCGCCTATGGCAAGGTGCTGGTCGATCCGGGCCTGCGCCAGGCCGAGGGCGCCTCGCTGCTCTCGCAGACGGTGACGCGCGAGGCGAACATCCTGGCCTATAACGATACGTTCCTGCTGATCGCGGCGATCGCGGCAGGCACGATCCTGTGGGTCTTCATCCCCATCCTGCGGATCCGGCGCCAGAACCTGGCGCGCGCGGCCGCCGAGCAACAAGCAGCAGGAGCACAGAATGGCTGAGCCGGAAGCCCCGGTGATCGAAGCGGCACCCGGGACCCAGGCGGTCGCGGCGCGCAGCGAAGGCGGCGACCCGCCGCCGATGCCGGAGGTCACCGCGCGGCGCTGGGTGCCGCCCAAGCTCTCCTGGGTCGCGATCCTGATCGCGGCGCTGCTGATCGTTGCGGGCGTGACCGCGGTGCTGATGGCGTGGCGCGCCGGGCCTTTTGCCGGCCATGTCGAATCGACCGAGAACGCCTATGTCCGCGGCCAGGTGACGGTGATCAGCCCGCAGGTGAGCGGATATCTGACGCAGGTGCCGGTGCAGGACTTCGCCAGCGTCAAGGCCGGCGACGTGCTCGCCCGGATCGACGACCGCATCTATCGCCAGCGGGTCGACCAGGCCCGGGCGAACGTCGCCAGCGCGCAGGCGGCGCTCGCCAACAACCCGCAACAGGCGGCGTCGAAGACCGCGACCTATGGCTCGCAGACCGCGGCGGTGGGCTCGGCACAGGCGCAGCTAACCAAGGCGCAGGCCGATTTCGCGCGGATCGATGCGCTCGCCAAGCAGGGCTTCGTGACCAGGCGCGACCGGGATGCCGCGCTGGCGACGCTGCAGACCGCGCAGGCGGCGGTGGCGCAGGCCCAGGCGGCGCGGACGGTGGCGAGCGAGGACATCCAGAGCGTGCGCGTCAACAAAGGCGGGCTGGTCGCCTCGGTCGATGCGGCGCAGGCGGCGCTCCACCTCGCCGAGATCGACCTGGCCAACACAGTGATCCGCGCGCCGGTCAACGGGCAATTGGGCGAGATCGGCGGGCGCCAGGGGCAATATGTCACCGCCGGCACTCAGCTGATGGCGCTGGTGCCGCAGACTTTGTGGGTCACCGCCGCCTTCAAGGAAGCGCAGACCGCGCGGATCCGGCCGGGGCAGCGCGCGAGCTTCAAGGTCGACGCGCTGGGCGGGGCGAAGCTCACCGGCATCGTCGAACAGCTGGCGCCGGCGGCGGGATCGGAGTTCGCGGTGATCCGCAGCGACAACGCCACGGGCAATTTCGTCAAGATCCCGCAGCGGATCGCGGTGCGGATCCGCATCGATCCGAACCAGGAAGCGGCGGCGCGGCTGCGGCCGGGCATGTCGGTCGAGGCGAGCGTGGAGGTCGGGGACTGATGCTGTACCTGGCGGTCAAGGCCGCGCTTTCGGGCGTGATCATCGCCATCGCCTCGGAGCTTGCGAAGCGCTATCCGGGCCTCGGCGCGCTGGTGGCGTCGCTGCCGCTGGTCTCGGTGCTCGGCATGCTCTGGCTTTGGCACGACAAGCCCGATGCCGCGAACATGGCGGCGCATGCCGAGGCGACCTTCTGGTACGTCCTGCCCTCGCTGCCGATGTTCCTCGTCATCCCCGCCCTGATGCGCAGCGGGATGCATTTCTGGCTGGCGCTGGCGCTCGGCTGCGCACTGACCGTCGCGCTTTACCTGCTCATGACCTGGTCGGCCCCGCGGTTCGGCTTGCGGCTCTAGGCGCGCACGCTAGGCTGGCGCCGCAACGGGATTCGGGGACGGCACATGCGGACGGGACTGACGGCGCTGGCAGTGGCATTGGCGGCGGCATCGCCCGCCTGGGCGCAGGATGCGGCAGCGCCCGCAGGCGTGGCGCCCGGGGCGAACAAGCCCGACGACATCGTGATCCAGGAGGCGCCGGTCGCCTCGATCGCGATCGGGGAGAAGTCGATCGACGATCTGCGCGCGATGCTCGCCGCCGGTACCCAGACCAGCAGCGGACTGGTCGATGCCTATGTCGCCCGGATCGACATGCTCGATCGCAGCGGCCCGACGCTGCGCGCGGTGATCGTCACCGCGCCGGCCAAGGACCTGCGCGCCGACGCGCGCGACAGCGATGCGCGGCGCAAGGCCGGCAAGAGCCTCGGCCCGCTCGACGGCATCCCGGTGCTGATCAAGGACAATATCGAGACGCAGAACATGCCGACCACCGCGGGCAGCCTGGCGCTCGCCAACAACGATACCGGCCGCGACGCGCCGCTGGTGGCGAAGCTGCGCGCGCAGGGCGCGATCATCCTCGGCAAGACCAACCTCAGCGAATGGGCGAACATCCGCTCGAACAACTCGATGAGCGGGTGGAGCGCGGTCGGCGGGCTGGTGAAGAACCCCTATGCGCTCGATCGCTCGGCCTGCGGATCGTCGAGCGGCTCCGGCGCGGCGGTGGCGGCGAGCCTGGCGGCGGTCGCGGTCGGCACCGAGACCGACGGCTCGGTGGTGTGCCCGGCCTCGATGAACGGGCTGGTCGGGTTGAAGCCCACCGTGGGGCTGGTCAGCCGCTCGGGCGTGGTGCCGATCAGTCACAGCCAGGACACGCCGGGGCCGATGGCGCGCTCGGTCAAGGATGCGGCGATCCTGTTCGGCGCGATGATCGGCAGCGACCCCGCCGATCCGGCCACCAAGGACGCCGACAAGCACCGCAAGGACTATGCCGCGGGGCTCAGCGCCGATGCGCTCAAGGGCATGAAGATCGGCTATTGGAAGCCCGAAATGGCCGACGACCTGGCCGCGCGCTTCGACAAGGCGCTCGACGAGCTGCGCGCGGCGGGTGCCGAACTGGTCGAGGTCAAGGTGCCGGAGATGAAGGGTCTGGGCGAGGCGGAGAGCCTGGTGCTCCACACCGAGCTCAAGGCCGACATGGCGACCTATCTCGCCACCACGCCGGCCAGCGTGACGACCCGGACGCTCGCCGACCTGATCGCCTTCAACGCGGCGCACAAGGACAGCGAAATGCCGTTCTTCGGGCAGGAGACCTTCGTCAAGTCGGACACGACCAAGGGGCTCGACGATCCGGAGTACAGGGCGGCGCGCGAGAAGTCGCAGCGCATGGCCGGCCCGGAGGGGATCGACGCGATGCTGAAGGCGGGCGGCGTGCAGATCCTGGTCACCCCCACCTATGGCACGCCCTGGCTGAGCGATCCGGCGCATGGCGACCAGTTCCAGGGCCCTTCGGCGAGCGAGCTGCCCGCGGTCTCGGGCTATCCGCACCTCACCGTGCCGATGGGGCTGGTGAACGGGCTGCCGGCGGGGCTGTCGTTCATCGGCACGGCCTATTCGGAAGGCCTGCTGCTGAACGCGGGCTATGCCTATGAACAGGCGACTCACGCGCGGGTGGCGCCCAAATACCTGGCGACGATCCCCGCCGACCTGGGCCCGCGCAAGCCCTAGAATCGGCGGGCGAGGCGCGCCTGCCAGAGCAGGATCAACGGCACCACGCCAAGCTCGATGCCGAGCGCAGCCTGGTGCTGCCAACTCGGCACGCCCGCCACGACGAGCGCGAGCAGCCGTGCCAGCCCGCCAGTGATCGGCAGCACCGATATCAGCCGCAGCCGCGCGCCGTTGCGCTCGATCCCGGCCACGCAGCTGGCGAACAGCGCGACCATCGCCAGCAACAGGCCGGAGAGGTAGCGGAAATGGCTGTCGAGCGTGATGCCGGTGGCGGTTCGGTCGAAGCCTTCGGGCCCGCGGACGATGCCGATCAGCGCGCCCGAGAGCGGCACCAGCAGCACCAGCAGCATGACGATCTGGAGCAGCCGCTTCTCCGCGGCGGGACTCACGGCTTCTCGCCGAGCTCGAGCAGCTCCTGGCGGACATGGATCGCCTCGAGCGACATGCGCACCTCGACCAGGAAATAGATCAGCCCGGCCATCAGCAGCAGCATCGAGACGATGAACGCCCCCGCCACCCACAGCCCGACATGGAGGTTGAGCAGCCGCGCGACGAACATCAGCGCGACGACGCAGCAGATCGACAGGCCGCTGGCGGTGCACAGGAAGATCGCGTTGTTGATCACCGAGATCCGGCGATCGATGATGCGCAGCTCCCAGACGTGGCGATCATGCTCAGGCCCGGTCGAGCGCGGGTGGAGCTGCTCGATGCTCCGCGCCCGATCGACGATGCGCGCCAGCCGCCCGACGATGACGTTCAGGAACGCGCCGATGCCGGCCAGCAGGAACACCGGGGCGATCGCCGCCTGGATGGTTTCCGAGACTGTGGAGAGATAGGGACCTTCCATGCGCGGTACGTTATGACTGCGTAACCGATCGGAGTGAAGCCCATGATGACGTTCGAGACCGACATGGATGCCGGGGTGATCGAATTCACCGTCGACGGCGAAGTGTCGCGCGCCGAATATGATGCCGCCGCCGCGGAAATGGACGCGCTGATCGCGCGGCACGGCAAGCTCAATGCCGTGGCGGTCGTGCGCAATTTCGCTGGGATGGAGCTCGCCGCCTGGTGGAAGGACATCAGCTGGGGCGCGAGCCACATCACCAGGATCGGCCGCATCGCGCTGGTCACCGATATCGGCTGGATCCTCATGGCGGCGAAGACCACAAGCTGGATGATGCCCGGCGCGCAGAAGAGCTTCACGCCCGAGGAACTGGAACAGGCGCGGGCCTGGGCCCGCGGCGCCTGATTGCTTTACCGTCCCTCCCGACTTCGCGGGGATGACGGGCCAGAGGCCTCATCACGGCTTGGTAACGGGTAGCGCGCTAAGACCCTCGCCATGTCGAAGCCGATGCTGCTCGAGGAATTCACGCGCCTGCCGCCGGCGCTCACCGTCGATTGCGTCGACGGGCTGGCGGGGGCGATCGACGCGGTGGCGGCGCACGCGGCGCCGTCGCACCGCTTCCTGCGCTATGGCTGGTTCGCCGCCGCGCTGCGCGCCTATGGCGGCCATGCCCGCACGATCACGGTGGCGCGCGAGGGCGAGCCCGTCGCCGCGCTGCCGATCATCGCCTCGGGCCCGGCCTGGGCGAGGCTGGTCTCGGTGCCTGGCTGCTACTGGCCGTTCCGCAGCTTCCCCATCCGCGAGGATGCCGGCGTCGAGGCCGTCGAGGCGCTGCTGCCCCGGCTCGCCCGCGAGGCGCGCGCGCTGCGCGTCGGTCCGGTCTATGACGGCGATCCGGGGCTCGAGCTTCTCAAGGAAGCCGCCCGCGCCAAGGGCTGGGCAGTGCTCGACCGCTTCGTGGCGGACAGCTTCGCGCTCGATATCGCCGCCGCCCGCAGCGAAGGCCCCTGGCCGCGCAACTCGACGCTCAAGAAGAATCGCTTCCACGAGAAGCATCTCGGCAGCCATGGCGAACTCGACTGGCGCTTCGTCCACGGCGCCGATTGGACCGACGCGGCGTTCGACGCGCTCGCGGGAATCGAAGAGAAAAGCTGGATTGCGGCCAGGACCGA
It encodes:
- a CDS encoding DUF3147 family protein; translated protein: MLYLAVKAALSGVIIAIASELAKRYPGLGALVASLPLVSVLGMLWLWHDKPDAANMAAHAEATFWYVLPSLPMFLVIPALMRSGMHFWLALALGCALTVALYLLMTWSAPRFGLRL
- a CDS encoding HlyD family secretion protein, whose translation is MAEPEAPVIEAAPGTQAVAARSEGGDPPPMPEVTARRWVPPKLSWVAILIAALLIVAGVTAVLMAWRAGPFAGHVESTENAYVRGQVTVISPQVSGYLTQVPVQDFASVKAGDVLARIDDRIYRQRVDQARANVASAQAALANNPQQAASKTATYGSQTAAVGSAQAQLTKAQADFARIDALAKQGFVTRRDRDAALATLQTAQAAVAQAQAARTVASEDIQSVRVNKGGLVASVDAAQAALHLAEIDLANTVIRAPVNGQLGEIGGRQGQYVTAGTQLMALVPQTLWVTAAFKEAQTARIRPGQRASFKVDALGGAKLTGIVEQLAPAAGSEFAVIRSDNATGNFVKIPQRIAVRIRIDPNQEAAARLRPGMSVEASVEVGD
- a CDS encoding DUF2721 domain-containing protein → MEGPYLSTVSETIQAAIAPVFLLAGIGAFLNVIVGRLARIVDRARSIEQLHPRSTGPEHDRHVWELRIIDRRISVINNAIFLCTASGLSICCVVALMFVARLLNLHVGLWVAGAFIVSMLLLMAGLIYFLVEVRMSLEAIHVRQELLELGEKP
- a CDS encoding STAS/SEC14 domain-containing protein, which encodes MMTFETDMDAGVIEFTVDGEVSRAEYDAAAAEMDALIARHGKLNAVAVVRNFAGMELAAWWKDISWGASHITRIGRIALVTDIGWILMAAKTTSWMMPGAQKSFTPEELEQARAWARGA
- a CDS encoding amidase, with product MRTGLTALAVALAAASPAWAQDAAAPAGVAPGANKPDDIVIQEAPVASIAIGEKSIDDLRAMLAAGTQTSSGLVDAYVARIDMLDRSGPTLRAVIVTAPAKDLRADARDSDARRKAGKSLGPLDGIPVLIKDNIETQNMPTTAGSLALANNDTGRDAPLVAKLRAQGAIILGKTNLSEWANIRSNNSMSGWSAVGGLVKNPYALDRSACGSSSGSGAAVAASLAAVAVGTETDGSVVCPASMNGLVGLKPTVGLVSRSGVVPISHSQDTPGPMARSVKDAAILFGAMIGSDPADPATKDADKHRKDYAAGLSADALKGMKIGYWKPEMADDLAARFDKALDELRAAGAELVEVKVPEMKGLGEAESLVLHTELKADMATYLATTPASVTTRTLADLIAFNAAHKDSEMPFFGQETFVKSDTTKGLDDPEYRAAREKSQRMAGPEGIDAMLKAGGVQILVTPTYGTPWLSDPAHGDQFQGPSASELPAVSGYPHLTVPMGLVNGLPAGLSFIGTAYSEGLLLNAGYAYEQATHARVAPKYLATIPADLGPRKP
- a CDS encoding DUF559 domain-containing protein, whose product is MRLYQDQPSGTVPQLRELRRNVTDAEKRLLRALREAFPECKWRFQAPIGGYRVDLLCFAERLVIEVDGGQHAEAAEYDARRTRFIEREGYRVLRFWNNDVLENIDGVLSQISLSLGEREGAHCVGKGRVRGAGRRARRGHPHPAPLRGFPLSQRERGI
- a CDS encoding GNAT family N-acetyltransferase; the protein is MSKPMLLEEFTRLPPALTVDCVDGLAGAIDAVAAHAAPSHRFLRYGWFAAALRAYGGHARTITVAREGEPVAALPIIASGPAWARLVSVPGCYWPFRSFPIREDAGVEAVEALLPRLAREARALRVGPVYDGDPGLELLKEAARAKGWAVLDRFVADSFALDIAAARSEGPWPRNSTLKKNRFHEKHLGSHGELDWRFVHGADWTDAAFDALAGIEEKSWIAARTDGSDAKFTARGHGGFWRAAAEDPVIAGMMWAALLRIDGAPAAFSFDLNAGALKYAVANSYDPRFAKHSPGKLLYYRNLVRGLEDGIASVDWGAGDSGYKQVIGAAKGPAIRDWLFIRPGIDALAGKLLRTAWKSSGRAETGSAAAEAHRVVDAQGSDGDGEQREGSGD
- a CDS encoding ribonucleoside-diphosphate reductase subunit alpha, with amino-acid sequence MEFRDTENSVNDTVAEAPAAAKVATDVAEKAAPKVRKKNDSKAVTPQAYVVEVDHSRDALLTEFGKETLRDRYLLPGESFQDLFVRVASAYADDQAHAQRIYDYISKLWFMPATPVLSNGGTGRGLPISCFLNSVPDSLNGIVDTWNENVWLASRGGGIGTYWGNVRGIGEPVGLNGKTSGIIPFVRVMDSLTLAISQGSLRRGSAACYLDISHPEIEEFLEIRKPSGDFNRKALNLHHGVLIPDAFMEAVRNGEEWVLRSPKDQSERARVDARALFQKLVETRLATGEPYIVFADHVNSNMPKHHRDLGLKVSTSNLCSEITLPTGKDHLGNERTAVCCLSSLNLETWDEWKGEKTLIEDVMRFLDNVLQDYIDRAEPGMERAAYSAARERSVGLGVMGFHSFLQARGIPFEGAMAKSWNMRMFKHIKTQVDEASMQLAIERGPCPDAADMGVMERFSCKMAIAPTASISIICGGTSACIEPIPANIYTHKTLSGSFSVKNPYLEKLLSEKSKNSDAVWNSILEQGGSVQHLDFLSPEEKDVYKTSFEIDQRWLLELAGDRTPYIDQAQSLNLFIPADVEKWDLLMLHFRAWELGIKSLYYLRSKSVQRAGFAGGVEADNTIDKPQFNLGESTDYDECLACQ
- a CDS encoding MFS transporter, which translates into the protein MATNGAVTDERAAWQPAPHERSPMPGSPPTPWHPPARRIAYFSVAVLVILSGSLGNAIVTANLTSLQGSLGLYSAEIQWLPTVYVMTNVCANLVLIKFRQQFGIRLFTQIFLATFAITTGAHLFVHSFATAVAVRAISGIAAAACSTVGLLYMIQAWTPEHRLKGLVVAISLSQIAVPLARLFPSEAFEPDRWQTMYLFELGLALFCLAGVRLLVLPPVERLKAFEPLDFVTFPIFATGMALLCAVLGLGRTLWWFEAPWIAPALIGAIVLLPIAWLIEHHRARPLLNTRWLGSRDIIRFALVSILVRVVLSEQTIGASGLLSVVGMGNDQMRMLYLVVLLATLAGIAIGALTIDPNFLGGPILVALALIALGAWLDSDSTNLIRPHDMYFSQALLGFASALFIGPAMLIGLTRALREGPTHFVSFSALFGITQNLGGLFGSAMLGTFQVIRERAHSNAIVAGLTNDDPLVTQRIQQYAGAYGKVLVDPGLRQAEGASLLSQTVTREANILAYNDTFLLIAAIAAGTILWVFIPILRIRRQNLARAAAEQQAAGAQNG
- a CDS encoding DUF3658 domain-containing protein, with the protein product MTSGESRLHVVFSRSARGSLEQAFAMAGRPDIAVAPHDDFSFGPIASADAETRDQWVEEALGYPGWGEVFQDSLPVLAASAEASAPPIVWISPDSTQSVAGFLWWLSHQGDRDCLVVDVRHLHGLHAGELRGYLDKAQPLPAARRAQCLAAWARLRAEDAPLRVLGAQGLVSAPLDHFDATLLNHATPEWRTMASIVGTVLREFHDAGVHQVGDLVLGARLADLAEAGVLEWRGELDHMTGCEVRQPVAGR
- a CDS encoding DUF4345 domain-containing protein produces the protein MSPAAEKRLLQIVMLLVLLVPLSGALIGIVRGPEGFDRTATGITLDSHFRYLSGLLLAMVALFASCVAGIERNGARLRLISVLPITGGLARLLALVVAGVPSWQHQAALGIELGVVPLILLWQARLARRF